From the genome of Abyssibacter profundi:
TCGCCGACCATATCCGGGCCACCGCATTCCTGATCGTCGACGGCGTGCTGCCGTCCAATGAGGGCCGTGGTTTTGTCCTGCGGCGGATCATGCGTCGGGCGATCCGGCACGGGTACAAGCTGGGGATCGACGAGCCATTCTTCGACAAGCTGGTCGCGCCGCTGGTGGAGCAAATGGGCGCGGCCTACCCCGAATTGGCCAACGCCGCATCGCATGTGGAGCAGACCATTCGCCGCGAGGAGCAGCGCTTTGCCGAGACCCTGGCCCAGGGCATGCAGCTACTGGAAAGCGCGCTGGCCGAGGTGGACGGCCAGGTGCTGCCGGGTGAGGTGGCCTTCAAGCTCTACGACACCTATGGATTTCCGGTCGACCTCACCGCCGATGTCTGCCGTGAGCGCGATGTCACCGTGGACATGGCCGGTTTTGAGTCCGCGATGGAAGCCCAGCGCCAGCGTGCACGCGCGGCCAGCCGTTTCGGCGCGGCGGAATCCGCCGTGGCGGTGACCGAGGCGACCGAGTTTGTCGGTTACGCCGAGGTCGAGGGCCAGGGTCGGGTCACAACGCTCATCGTCGACGGCGACATAGTGGAATCCATCCAGCCGGGACAGTCGGCCATTGTGGTGTTGGATTCGACACCGTTTTACGCCGAGTCGGGCGGCCAGGTGGGCGATACCGGCGAACTGCGCTGCGGCGAGACCGTGTTCCGTGTCACCGATACCCGCAAGCAGCCGGGTGGGGCCTTTGGCCATCACGGCTCTGTGACCGGGGGGCGCCTCGCCGTCGGTGATGTGGTGGACGCGCGTATCGATAGCGCGCGGCGGGCGGCCATCATGCGCAACCATTCGGCGACGCATCTGCTGCATGCGGTGTTGCGCGAGACCCTGGGCGAACACGTGGCGCAGAAAGGCTCTCTGGTCGCTCCAGATCGTCTGCGCTTTGACTTCTCCCAGCCGGAGCCGGTCACAGCCGAGCAACTGGCCGAGATCGAACAGCGTGTGAATGCGCGCATTCTCACCAACACGGCGGCGCAGACCCGCGAGCAAAGCTATGACGATGCCATCGCCTCTGGCGCCATGGCCTTGTTCGGAGAGAAGTACGGCGACAAGGTCAGGGTGCTCCAGTTCGGCGAGTTCTCGACCGAACTCTGCGGCGGCACGCATGTCCAGCGTTTGGGTGATATCGGCCTGTTCAAAATCACCTCGGAATCGGGCGTGGCCGCCGGGGTGCGCCGCATCGAAGCCGTCACCGGGCTCGACGCCCTGGACTGGGTTCGTGGTGCGCAGGCGCGGCTGGACGGCATCGCCGGGCTGGTCAAGTCCTCACCGGATGAAGTGGAAGGCAAGGTGGCCGGTCTGGTCGAGCGTAGCCGCCAACTGGAGAAGGAGCTGGAGCGACTCAAGGGCAAGCTGGCGTCGTCACAGGGCTCCGATCTGGCGAGTCAGGCCGTAGAGCACGGCGGCGTCGCAACGCTGGCCGCGCGCCTGGATGGCGCTGACGTCAAGACGCTACGCGACACGGTCGACCAGCTGAAAAACAAGCTGGGTACCGCCGCCATCGTGCTTGGAGCGGTGCAGGGCGAGAAGGTCTTGCTCATCGCCGGCGTGTCCAAGGACGCGACCGCTCGCGTGAAGGCGGGCGATCTGGTCAACATCGCGGCGGCTGAAGTCGGCGGGCGTGGCGGCGGCCGTCCCGACATGGCGCAAGCAGGTGGCAGCCAGCCGGAGGGACTCGACACCGCGCTGGATGCCGCGCGGCGATGGCTGCAAACCCAATTGGCCACGGAGGCAGATGCCTGATGGCGTTGTACGTACAGAAATTTGGCGGGACATCCGTCGCCACGGTCGAGCGCATCAAGCATGTCGCCAGCAAGGTGGCGGCGAGTCGGGCGCAAGGCCACAAGGTGGTGGTCGTGGTGTCGGCCATGTCCGGCGAGACCGACCGGCTGATCGGCCTCGCCCGCGAGGCCAGCGCCCAACCTGAGCCGCGTGAAATGGACGTGCTGCTGTCGACCGGCGAGCAGGTCACCATTGCGCTATTGGCCATGGTGCTGGAGCAGATGGGCGTGCCCGCGCGGTCCTACACCGGCGGGCAGGTGCGCATCGTCACCGACGAAGCGCATGGCAAGGCCCGTATCCAGTCCATTGATCGTGAACGGATCGACGCTGATCTCGAAGCCGGTCGCATCGTGATCGTGGCGGGTTTCCAGGGCGTGACCGAAGACGGAGACATCACGACCCTGGGGCGCGGAGGCTCCGATACCACGGGGGTGGCGCTTGCCGCCGCGCTCAAGGCCGACGAGTGCCAGATCTTTACCGACGTGGATGGGGTGTACACCACCGACCCGCGCGTTGAACCCCGCGCCCGCCGTATGACCCGCATCACCTTCGAAGAGATGCTGGAAATGGCGAGCCTGGGCTCCAAGGTGTTGCAGATTCGCGCCGTTGAATTCGCTGGTAAGTACCGCGTGCCCCTACGCGTGCTATCGACCTTCCAGGATGGTCCCGGCACGCTGATTTCCCTCGATGAGGAAGACGAAATGGAACAACCGCTGATCTCCGGGATCGCGTTCAATCGGGATGAAGCCCAGGTCACGGTCAAGGGCGTGCCCGATCAACCCGGTATTGCCTCCTCGGTGCTGTCGCCGGTCGGACAGGCGAACATCGAAGTCGACATGATCGTGCAGAACGTGGGTTCCGACGGGACCACAGACCTCACGTTTACCGTGCATCGCAATGACTACGAGCGCACCCTCGACGTGCTGCGGGCGGCCGCCGAACGCGTGGGTGCAGGCGCGGTGCTCGGCGCCGTGGATATCGTGAAGATTTCTGTGGTCGGAGTGGGTATGCGCTCACACGCGGGCATCGCCGGACGCATGTTCGAGACGCTGGCGCATGAGGGCATCAACATCCGAATGATCTCGACCTCCGAAATCAAGATCTCGGTTGTTGTTGAAGACAAGTATCTCGAACTCGCCGTGCGAGCCCTGCACGCTGCGTTCGGATTGGACATCGAAACCGCGATCTAACACGCCGCCGGCGTTCTGATATTCTCGGAAGCCTTGGCAAGGGGCGTCACGAGACGGCCCAAAGGGACCTTGGGACGGCAACATTGCGGTCTGTACATGGAGTACAAGCATGCTCATTTTGACCCGACGTGTCGGCGAGACAGTCATGATCGGTGACGAGGTCACCGTCACGGTTCTGGGCGTCAAAGGCAATCAGGTACGTCTTGGCGTCAACGCACCGCGCTCGGTCGCAGTGCACCGACAGGAAATCTACGACCGAATCCAGAAGGAAGAAGCGGCCAACGAGCCCGTCGACGAATAAGCGGCTGGCCCTCAAGCGCCGCGCCGCGTACAATCACGCCCGCTTTGGCTGGCGCGACACCCGCGACATCCAAGCCAACCCTACGGAGAAGTGGCCGAGCGGCTGAAGGCGCTCCCCTGCTAAGGGAGTATGGGGTTTATAGCCTCATCGAGGGTTCGAATCCCTCCTTCTCCGCCAAATGAGAAAGCCCCGCGCCAGCGGGGCTTTTTCGTTTGGTGGGGAAGGGGATTTGGATGAGAGCCCCCGGTTCGACGATTGGGCCAGGACGGCCCAATCGGACGCGGGAGCGCAGCGACGGCGCCGCGCAGCGGCGAGGGCCAGGATGGCCCGAGTCTATCCCTCCTTCTCCGCCAAATGAGAAAGCCCCGCACCAGCGGGGCTTTTTCGTTTGGYGGKGAAGGGGATTTGGATGAGAGCCCCCGGTTCGACCGATCTGCCGGGAGCAGATCGGCGCGAGCGCAGCGAGTCCGCAGGACGCGGCCCAGGGATGGGCCGCGCAATCCCTCCTTTTCCGCAATGATTAAGCCCCGCACCAGCGGGGCTTTTTCGTTTGGTGGGGAAGGGGATTTGGATGAGAGCCCCCGGTTCGACGATTGGGCCAGGACGGCCCAATCGGACGCGGGAGCGAAGCGACGAGGGCCTGCGCGGCCCGAGTCAGCTCTCCGTGCGCCGGGGAGTCGCCTTGCTGTTCAATCATGCGGGAAGGGTGCCGGAGCGAGCGCCTCGGCTCGGACAGCGGCGTCAGTGCGCCGCTGCGCGGTCTAGCCCTCAGATGGTGGCAGGCGAGCGGTCCTTCTAGGTGCTTGCGTTTGTGGTCTCAGGCCGCTCCAGGGTCGATCCGACGCAAAACCGGTTCCGACCGTCCCGCTTGGCTCTGTACATCGCTTGATCGGCTTGGCGCACCAGCGTCTCGGCTTTGGCCTTCATGTCGCCGCTACGGAAGTCTTGTGGGCTGGGCTGGAATCGCACCACGCCGGCCGAAGCTGTCAGGCGGCCATCGATGCCATGGGGGTGTGCGAACTTGGCCTGTGCCAGCTTCAGCATGAAGGATTCGAGTCGCTCCGTCCCTTCGTTGGGCTGGGTTTCCGGATGAAAAACCAGGAACTCTTCGCCGCCCCAGCGCACGACACCGTCACTTGCGCGCTTGTACACCTCGCGTAGCAGCCGGGCGGTGAGTTGCAGCGCTTCGTCACCCGTGTGGTGCCCCGAGGAATCGTTCAACTGCTTGAAGTGGTCCAGGTCGATCATGGCGATTACGAACGGCTTGAGCGTTCTGATCGATCGAGCCAGGTCCTTTTCCAGCAGCTCGGCGCCGTGCCCCCGCTCCAGCGTGTCGGTCAGGTCATCAGTTGTGGCGTCGCTCATCGTCCCTAACCAGGAGGCCGCCAACTGCGCCGCATGCCGCGCCTGTCGGGTCTGGTCTGGGGTCAACAGTCGGGATGCGCTGGAGTAAAGACACAGCTGACCCGAAAGCTCGCGGTTGCCGTCGACATCAACACGCCACGAGGAGAAGTGCCGAAAGCGCCGCGAGCGCCCGGCGGCCGTCGTGCCACGAAATTGCCTGGCGCCGCGGATACTGGGCGCCTGGAAACTCTGGGCATTGAGAGCCAACGTCAGCTCGCTGAGCTCGCGAATGTCATCGCGATCCGCCGGTTCGAGCATGAGTCCAGGCTGCGTATCGGTTTGAGGGCGCAATGCGTGACCACGCGGTTCAAAGTGCGCGACCTCCACATCGCAGGCAGCGCGAACCAAACCCAGCAACCAGCCCATGCTTTCTGACGCGCTCATTGGTTGTTGTGCGCTTTGCTGGGCGGTAACGGTCGTCGGGTTCGGTTTCATCTCGGGTCAATTCAGAATGGAGGGAGACACAGCCGCAGGCTGACTGCAGCAATGCACATCCAGAACAAAAGTTCGGAGGCGCACGGCTACTGGATTCAAGCCCTCATTCGGGTCGAGCACGCAGCATGACTGCGCAAGGATACGCAAGGCATTGTCTGCCGGACGCGTTGGCCCGATAGGCGGACGATTTTCGTGGGTGAAGTCTAGAGGTTGTCCACGAATTGTTCCGTGGCGACGAAGACCTGCTCGACGTCTGTGAACCGTGCGGAGATGCTTTGATCCTGCGTCTTGGCCGCCTCGCCGAGGGCTTCCAGGGCTTGGCAGAGTTGGGTGGCGCCCGCTGTTCTTGCCGAGCCCAGTATCCGGTGAGTTAGTGCCTCGATTTGTCGCCAGTCACGGCGGCCAATGGCAGGGGATAACTCAGACAGCGTTGCTCGGTTGGTGTCAATGAACAGGCGCAGCGTGCTCCGCAATTGTCCCGGGTCTTCTCCCAGCTCTTCGATCAGATAACGGGTGTCGATGGGGACGTCATGCCGCCGAATGTCGGTGGACGTGGTGGCAGGGATGGTGGTTGCTGAGTCCAGGATACGGCTGAGCGCCGCATTCAGTCCCTCCAGGCGGATGGGCTTGATCAGATAGTCAGTGGCGCCGGCTTCCATGGCATGTTCGCGATTGAAGCGTTGCGTATGCGCAGTGGCGACCAGAATCGGGATGTGCTGATTGACCGTGCCCTGAGCTCTGACGGTGCGACAAAGCGCGAGACCGTCCATCCCCGGCATTTCCAGATCCGTGATCATCAGCGCATAAGGCCTGGTGCGGAGGTGCTGCAATGCCGCTTCGGCGCACTCACAGCTTGTGACCTGATACCCCAGTCGCTCCAATTGCCGGGTCAGCACGGTACGGTTTACCGGATGGTCCTCAACCAACAGAATGCGGTGCTGCTGTTCCTCGATCAGCGCTCTCGAAGCGGTGGACGTGGCGGGAGGGCTGCTGGTGTTGGTGACGGCCAACAAGGCCTCCCGCAGCTGGTGTCGACTAACAGGGCGTTGCAAGCTGGACGTGGCTCCGCTGGTCGCGCGGATGCAAAGTTGCCGGAGGGCTCCGGGCGCTTCTTCAATTTGCAGATCGGCTGCCTGCGTCGTAACGCGCAGCTGCTCGGCTTCCAAATAACTCTCCAGAATCGATTGCTCGTCCGGGTTTTTCAGCTGAGCAAGGTTGATGGTCAGCGGCCCCAGGCCGAGTGGCAGGCTGCCGCTCTTGACCGGCTTGAGCGGCAACTGCATCGAAAAACAACTGCCATGACCTGGATGGGAGTCTACGCGAATGGTTCCGCCCATTAACTCAACAAGCCCTCGGCAAATCGACAGCCCCAGTCCGCTCCCGCCGTACTGACGGCTGGTGGAACGACTGGCTTGGGCGAAAGGCTCGAACAAGCGTTCCTGGGCCTCCGCTGCGATGCCGATGCCCGTGTCTTCAACCGCGATCATCACGCCCTGGTCGGTTGCCGGTGTGACACGAATCAACACCTGCCCCTGCGACGTGAATTTCACGGCATTGCTAATCAAGTTGAGCAGGACTTGGCGGAGTCTTGAGGCGTCCCCCAGGTATTCGGTCGACAGTTTCGGGTCGATGTAGACCAGCAGCTCCAGTCCCTGTTGCAGGGCGCGGACCCACCAGGTGGTCGCGGCTTGATGGACAACATCGGCAAGCACGAACGCTGAGGATTCCAAATCGAGCCGCCGTGCCTCGATTCTCGAAATGTCCAGAATGTCGTCGATGACTGCGCGCAGGGCCTCTGCAGAGTCCAGTGCTACGCGGACTTGCTCACGCTGGCCCGCGGTCATCGGGGCGTTCCAGAGCAGCTCGAGCATGCCGAGTATGCCGTTCAGCGGCGTGCGAATTTCATGACTGGCCATGGCCAGATACTCGGACTTGGCCTCGCTTTCAGACTCGACCTCCGCCAGCGACTCCAGCCGGTCGGCAAGCCATCTGGCGCTTTGCTTCAGGGCGTCCACCTCGTCGGTGGGGGCCAGGCCCGCCGGTGCTGCGCGGCCAATGGTCTTGCGCGCGGCATCGAACGCGTTCTCCGCCAACAGTGGTAGCGCCGTGGTGACGTTGCGGAGTCGATTCAACGTCGGCGAGATCAGCCACATCACCGCCAATAGCGAAACCAGCAGGCCCGCTCCAGACACCAGCGCTGTACGTCGGCTGGCTTGTTGTACCGCAGCCTGGTAGTCGCTGACATCCATCGCGAGCACGATGGCGGCTTCGCCCGTCTGCTGCCAGCCGATGACCTGAGAAGACAGCACCCAGTGGGTGTCATCGGCGCGAACGCGGAGGGCCGTCTGGTCTGGGGCCTGCAAGCTGGCTTGTGAGAATACCTGCAGCCAGGGCTGCAAGAAATCGGCTCGGCTCATCGCCAGCACGTTGCGCCCAAACAGGCGAATCGGGCCATCGGATTGGGAGGCGGTGAGGATCAGATCGATACCGAGCACCTGATGCATGCGCTGGAGCACGACCACCAATGGTTCGCTGATACGAGCGACCCGAATCGCACCCGAATGATGAATCACCGGTAGCCAGACTTCGATTCGACACGCGTCCGCGCATTCCAATGAGCGTTCTGGCGCCCCCCTGTTCACGGTGTCTTGCACCTGCTCCCTGCGCTCGGACTCGGAGAGTCGAACCACCGGGTCGTCACCCCAGCTGGCCAGTTCGGATCCCCGCTCATCGTAGAGGTGGAATGAGCCGACAGAAGCCAGCAGCTCGGCCGCGATGGCCTGTTCAACCGCGCCGGGGCCGCCCGCATCTTCTGGGATGGACGCAGCGATCTGCGCCGCGAGTTGCGACAAGGCATCGACTGCGGCATCCAGCTGCGGCTGTAGACCGAGCGCCGCGCGTTGCAGCTGCTTGGTGATGAACTGGTGGTTGGCCTGCGTGGTCGCCCGGTATTGATGCAGGCCGACGCTGGTTTGGGTGACGCCCAGTACCAATACGAGGATGCCGAGCAGCTTGAATCGTAGGCCCAAGCGTTGTGTCGGTGCCAGGATGGGCCGTCTGTGCTGATTGCGATGTCGCACGGGGCGTTGGCCTAAAGGCTTGCGCGGCGGTTAGAAGCGATAACCGGCCATGATCAGCAGGGCGTGCCAGGGTGACTCGCGATCACTGTCGGGGTTGTCCAGCGCCGGTACGGTGCCGCTTCCGTTGATGGCATGCCATTCGCCTGAAATGCCCCACTGGGAATCAATTTGCCAACGCAAACCGGTTGCGGCGGCGCGTCCATAGCGTGTGTGTGCCGGCAGTCCTGTGGCGCTGGCAAAAGCGGATCCGTCGCGGTCGTTCCGATCCAGAAATCGCGCGCCGAGCCGCGCGAAGCCGGTCAGGCCAGGTGAGAACCGGTATTCGCCTTGCAGATAACCGCCATCGGATCGGGTGGTGGTCTCCCCGGAAAACGTGACCAATGAGTACTCACCAAACAGGCTCAGCCGCGCAAGATTCCAGCGTGCAGAGAACAGTGCGATGCTCGCATCAAACATTTGTGGCGGCATGCCCTGGAGCGAAAGATCCAAGCGTGCCGTGAGCAGCGTGGCCGCTGTTCTGAAGACGCCGGCCTGCCAATCCGTCATGGCCCGTGTGACCGAATAGCGGCTGACACGGACATCGCCCGCCGGGGGTGTGCCACCAAACAGTTCGCGTTTTTCGTCCTCGGACAGCGTGAAGTTCAGCGCGTAATTCATGGTGACCTGGGTGAAGTGCGCGCCGTGATCGAACTGCCCATAGAGCTGCACTCCGTCCACGGAGAACAGCAAGCTGCGCAATCCTTCGCCGTCGTAGTAGATGGATTGCGGCAGCAGGATGCTCGGGCGCGCGAAGACCACATCGCGTGTTTCGTTGAACAGTCCGAACGGGTTCTTGACGCGACCGAGGCGCAGTCCGACCTCGCGGCCGTCGGTGGCCATCTGCTGCAACGCTAGGTCTGCAAACAGAAAGTCCACCCGCGGTGAGCCGTCATCGACGGCGCCGGCCCGGCGCGAGAGCAGCTGGCCTGAAATACCGAACCCGTTGAGAGGCTGCCACTGCGCGTTGATGCCCATTTCCCGCAGATCGAAGCTGCCATCCTGGCTGTCGCCGAACAGGTTGTTGCCATCCGTCAAGACGAAGCCCTGTGCGGCAAAGCCATGCACCTGATAATCGGGGCGAAGCTCGGCCTGGCCAGTTGTGGCGGCCAGGCTTGCAATGAAGGCGATCAGGCTTCGATTGATCATGGAGTCTCCCCGTCGGTAGCGGGCTGGGTGTCGGCCAGCAGGCTGACCGGTCCCTCGATGTGCTTCCTGCGGTGCACGATGTATCCAATGGCGCCAGGCGTCTGGCGCACGCGCCGGCGCATTTCTTCTGCGCTTTGAACTTCAATGGGCGCAAACCCGGTGCCGGTGAAGACCAAGCGGTCCCAGATCGCCCGAAGTACGTAGGGGAATGTGCCGAGCATGTGCTTGCAGAAGTGCTGGTGATCCCGACTGTGGTCGGGAAACACGAAGACCTGCACGCGTTCTCCGTCGGGCCAGCTGCGCTGGCGCATCGAGAACAGGGCGCGCAACGTGTCTTTCTTGAATCCGGCATCAACGCGTTGCGGATGCGTGATGATCTCGATGTCCGGATCGGAGTCACCGTCTTGCGTCCACGATGTGCCGGGCGCCAGCAGGATCAGGCTGCCCAGCAGTACGCCCAGCGCCCCCCGCGTCCGTGCGACGATTCGCAGTGCTTTCAGCACGCAGAGGGGTGGCTCACACCCAAGGCTGCGATGGACTTGTGTTGCTGCGACCAGTCCAGCAACTGGCCAATGGGCATGGGCTTGGCGATGAGATATCCCTGGACCAAATCGCAGTCCAGTTGTCGGACCATCTGAAGCGTCAGCGCATCCTCAACCCCCTCGGCCACACAGCGCAGTTCGAGGCTGCGTGCCAGGCGGCAGCTGGATTCCACGATGGTTCTGGCTTCAGTGTCTTCCCGCATCGATGCGACAAATGATCGATCGAGCTTGATTTCCCCGAACGGAAACTGGCGAAGCTGGCTGAGTGTGGCCTGTCCGGTTCCATAGTCGTCCAGCGACAAGGTGACACCCGCCAGGTAAAGGCGGGACGCGACATCGAGCGCCCGGGTCAGGTCGTTGATCACGTCAGATTCAGTGAGCTCGAAAACCAGCTGATTCGGGTTGACGCCTCGACTTGTACAGAGGTCGATCACGAACTCCGGCAGATCCACTCGATGCAATGTACTCGCCGCGATATTGATCGACGCCGTCAAAGTCAGGCCGTGCTCATTCCATGTGGAGAGCGCGTTGATCACCTCGGTGATGACGTGTTCGGTCAGTTCGTTGAGCAGTCCATGCGTTGTCGCAAACGGGATGAACAGATCAGGAAACACCGGCCCGTATCCGGGCAATGTCCAGCGGCTCAGCGCTTCGACGCCGACCAGCTGTCCCGTGTCCAGTGCACATTGCGGCTGCACATGGACCTGGATCTCGCCGTCACGGATGGCGGCGCTCAGCCGGTCCACGCTGAGCTGGGCCTGCGGGCGATCGATACTGGGTCGCGGGCCTTGATTCCAGGCCACCAAGACCTGGTCGAAGTCATGGGTTGTGAGCGGTTTGCTCAGCGTGCCCAGCAGCCAGAGACCATGGGCGGACACCAAGTTACCAACGACGCGCAGCAGCTTGTCGCTAATGGCCGAGATGAGCACGATGCCGCATTCCGCGTGCTCTGGAGACAAGCCCCGTAGC
Proteins encoded in this window:
- the alaS gene encoding alanine--tRNA ligase, producing the protein MITLAQIRQQFLDYFAEQEHAVVRSSSLVPGNDPTLLFTNAGMVQFKETFLGQERRDYSRAVSSQRCVRAGGKHNDLDNVGYTARHHTFFEMLGNFSFGDYFKREAIHFAWTFLTEKLGLPPEKLWVTVFEEDDEAASIWLDELGVSPERFSRIGAKDNFWTMGDTGPCGPCSEIFYDHGPEVPGGPPGTPEEDGDRYIEIWNLVFMQYDRAADGTLAPLPAPSVDTGMGLERLAAVLQGVHSNYEIDLFQALIRAAGAIAGQKDLEHPSLKVIADHIRATAFLIVDGVLPSNEGRGFVLRRIMRRAIRHGYKLGIDEPFFDKLVAPLVEQMGAAYPELANAASHVEQTIRREEQRFAETLAQGMQLLESALAEVDGQVLPGEVAFKLYDTYGFPVDLTADVCRERDVTVDMAGFESAMEAQRQRARAASRFGAAESAVAVTEATEFVGYAEVEGQGRVTTLIVDGDIVESIQPGQSAIVVLDSTPFYAESGGQVGDTGELRCGETVFRVTDTRKQPGGAFGHHGSVTGGRLAVGDVVDARIDSARRAAIMRNHSATHLLHAVLRETLGEHVAQKGSLVAPDRLRFDFSQPEPVTAEQLAEIEQRVNARILTNTAAQTREQSYDDAIASGAMALFGEKYGDKVRVLQFGEFSTELCGGTHVQRLGDIGLFKITSESGVAAGVRRIEAVTGLDALDWVRGAQARLDGIAGLVKSSPDEVEGKVAGLVERSRQLEKELERLKGKLASSQGSDLASQAVEHGGVATLAARLDGADVKTLRDTVDQLKNKLGTAAIVLGAVQGEKVLLIAGVSKDATARVKAGDLVNIAAAEVGGRGGGRPDMAQAGGSQPEGLDTALDAARRWLQTQLATEADA
- a CDS encoding aspartate kinase translates to MALYVQKFGGTSVATVERIKHVASKVAASRAQGHKVVVVVSAMSGETDRLIGLAREASAQPEPREMDVLLSTGEQVTIALLAMVLEQMGVPARSYTGGQVRIVTDEAHGKARIQSIDRERIDADLEAGRIVIVAGFQGVTEDGDITTLGRGGSDTTGVALAAALKADECQIFTDVDGVYTTDPRVEPRARRMTRITFEEMLEMASLGSKVLQIRAVEFAGKYRVPLRVLSTFQDGPGTLISLDEEDEMEQPLISGIAFNRDEAQVTVKGVPDQPGIASSVLSPVGQANIEVDMIVQNVGSDGTTDLTFTVHRNDYERTLDVLRAAAERVGAGAVLGAVDIVKISVVGVGMRSHAGIAGRMFETLAHEGINIRMISTSEIKISVVVEDKYLELAVRALHAAFGLDIETAI
- the csrA gene encoding carbon storage regulator CsrA, which translates into the protein MLILTRRVGETVMIGDEVTVTVLGVKGNQVRLGVNAPRSVAVHRQEIYDRIQKEEAANEPVDE
- a CDS encoding GGDEF domain-containing protein, which gives rise to MSASESMGWLLGLVRAACDVEVAHFEPRGHALRPQTDTQPGLMLEPADRDDIRELSELTLALNAQSFQAPSIRGARQFRGTTAAGRSRRFRHFSSWRVDVDGNRELSGQLCLYSSASRLLTPDQTRQARHAAQLAASWLGTMSDATTDDLTDTLERGHGAELLEKDLARSIRTLKPFVIAMIDLDHFKQLNDSSGHHTGDEALQLTARLLREVYKRASDGVVRWGGEEFLVFHPETQPNEGTERLESFMLKLAQAKFAHPHGIDGRLTASAGVVRFQPSPQDFRSGDMKAKAETLVRQADQAMYRAKRDGRNRFCVGSTLERPETTNAST
- a CDS encoding ATP-binding protein, whose product is MGLRFKLLGILVLVLGVTQTSVGLHQYRATTQANHQFITKQLQRAALGLQPQLDAAVDALSQLAAQIAASIPEDAGGPGAVEQAIAAELLASVGSFHLYDERGSELASWGDDPVVRLSESERREQVQDTVNRGAPERSLECADACRIEVWLPVIHHSGAIRVARISEPLVVVLQRMHQVLGIDLILTASQSDGPIRLFGRNVLAMSRADFLQPWLQVFSQASLQAPDQTALRVRADDTHWVLSSQVIGWQQTGEAAIVLAMDVSDYQAAVQQASRRTALVSGAGLLVSLLAVMWLISPTLNRLRNVTTALPLLAENAFDAARKTIGRAAPAGLAPTDEVDALKQSARWLADRLESLAEVESESEAKSEYLAMASHEIRTPLNGILGMLELLWNAPMTAGQREQVRVALDSAEALRAVIDDILDISRIEARRLDLESSAFVLADVVHQAATTWWVRALQQGLELLVYIDPKLSTEYLGDASRLRQVLLNLISNAVKFTSQGQVLIRVTPATDQGVMIAVEDTGIGIAAEAQERLFEPFAQASRSTSRQYGGSGLGLSICRGLVELMGGTIRVDSHPGHGSCFSMQLPLKPVKSGSLPLGLGPLTINLAQLKNPDEQSILESYLEAEQLRVTTQAADLQIEEAPGALRQLCIRATSGATSSLQRPVSRHQLREALLAVTNTSSPPATSTASRALIEEQQHRILLVEDHPVNRTVLTRQLERLGYQVTSCECAEAALQHLRTRPYALMITDLEMPGMDGLALCRTVRAQGTVNQHIPILVATAHTQRFNREHAMEAGATDYLIKPIRLEGLNAALSRILDSATTIPATTSTDIRRHDVPIDTRYLIEELGEDPGQLRSTLRLFIDTNRATLSELSPAIGRRDWRQIEALTHRILGSARTAGATQLCQALEALGEAAKTQDQSISARFTDVEQVFVATEQFVDNL
- a CDS encoding EAL domain-containing response regulator; the encoded protein is MTTAQNLESRLPQRVLVVDDDPFTCDVVKRRLERLGVSTVLTAGSVEEARTCLSDSARMDLIFCDLGMPDEDGVTLLRGLSPEHAECGIVLISAISDKLLRVVGNLVSAHGLWLLGTLSKPLTTHDFDQVLVAWNQGPRPSIDRPQAQLSVDRLSAAIRDGEIQVHVQPQCALDTGQLVGVEALSRWTLPGYGPVFPDLFIPFATTHGLLNELTEHVITEVINALSTWNEHGLTLTASINIAASTLHRVDLPEFVIDLCTSRGVNPNQLVFELTESDVINDLTRALDVASRLYLAGVTLSLDDYGTGQATLSQLRQFPFGEIKLDRSFVASMREDTEARTIVESSCRLARSLELRCVAEGVEDALTLQMVRQLDCDLVQGYLIAKPMPIGQLLDWSQQHKSIAALGVSHPSAC